The genomic segment TGACATTGCCCCCGTTTTGAGGTCCAGCGCTGAGACCCCAGGTAGAACAGGGGGAGCGTATGGGCAAGGAACGACACAGTGAAGAGAAGATCCTCGAAATCCTCGGGCGGATCGAGAACGGTGAAGCCATCGCGGCCGTGAGCCGCTCGACCGGGATCAGCCGCAAGACCATCCAGAACTGGAAGGCCACCTACAGCCGTCAACCCAAAAGCGACGACGCCAAGCGGCTTAAACAGCTTGAAGACGAAAATGCCCGGCTGAAGAAGCTGGTCGCCGACCTGGCCCTGGACAACGCGATGCTGAAAGACGTCGTGGGAAAGAAGTGGTAGCGCCCGTGCAGCGCCGTGAAGCGGCGCGCTACCTCCAGCAGCAGCACGGCGTCAGTGAACGGCGAGCCTGCCGCGTGCTCGGCTTCGGTCGCTCGTCGCATCGCTACAAGGTTCGCAAAAACGATCAACACCTGGTCGAGCGGCTCCAGAAACTCGCCGAAGAGCGCCCTCGGTTCGGGTACCGTCGGCTGGAGGTGCTCTTGCGCCGTGAAGGCCAGATCGTCAACCACAAGCGGGTCTACCGCGTCTACAAGGCCCTAGACCTGACGGTCAGGAAAAAGACCCGCAGAAAGCGGGTCGTGCAGCGCCGTACGCCACTGAAGGCACCGTCGGCGGCCAATCAGCGCTGGAGTACCGACTTCGTGAGCGACCAGCTCGCCAGCGGACAACGTTTCCGGGTCTTGAACGT from the Deinococcus aerius genome contains:
- a CDS encoding transposase, with protein sequence MGKERHSEEKILEILGRIENGEAIAAVSRSTGISRKTIQNWKATYSRQPKSDDAKRLKQLEDENARLKKLVADLALDNAMLKDVVGKKW
- a CDS encoding IS3 family transposase, coding for MQRREAARYLQQQHGVSERRACRVLGFGRSSHRYKVRKNDQHLVERLQKLAEERPRFGYRRLEVLLRREGQIVNHKRVYRVYKALDLTVRKKTRRKRVVQRRTPLKAPSAANQRWSTDFVSDQLASGQRFRVLNVVDDFTRECIVCFADTSITGDTVARLLGEAVRERGKPKVLISDNGPEFTSRALDAWVHQQGIERHFIDPGKPVQNAYIESFNGRLRDECLNQNWFVSLPQARLILSVWRRDYNGVRPHSSLDNLAPQEFARRSTG